ATCTTGTCCAGTAATTCGTGTTGCGATAATGGAAGACTTTGTATGGCAGCATATACTTCAGGTATAACTTCATTGTTTACATAATTCTGTGGTAAATACTTGACtaccgtttttattttattttttacatacatTGAAACATCTTGAGTTTGGGCTTTTTGTTGCATCTTCTGTAAGAGCGTCTTAACCTTTAGGGAATAGGCACTTGATATAAATGCTGATATaatgtaagtctgctgccacctagcgttggcgACTATACTTTGCCCCTAAAAATGAACGTTCGAGACTAACAAAATGAGTGCGTGGAATAAATTCCACCTGTTGGTTACAAACAACATGAGCGATTATCAACGTCATCAGTTCAAAATGAACAACACATGATTGGGAAGAACAAAGTCTACTAAAagacaatacaataattattaaaagtgTTGTCTGGGGATGGGGGTCCCAATCTAAACCAGATTAATTGAGTCTTATCAGTATAACCTGAAGTATATAAGAATGTTGAAAACAGTCATTTTTAGCCCATCTCAACAAAGATACAAGAGGTAAGTTTTGTCTTTAGAAGTTAAAAATGGTATGTTAAAGGCAGGGTTTACTTTTGAATTGTCAAAGTATCCTCACTGATGTAGTGTATCCCAAAATGCCTAAAAAATAACAGTCAAGTTAATGATAAAGTTGCAGTTGGTTTTTAATGAATACAAGAAAAAGTTCAATAATGCctgagaaaggttttattttatgcCTTCAACTTTTCTAAGAATAATgtttttggtgagaaataattATCACTTTCTCACTTCTAAGTGTGCCGTctctaacaatgttttgtaacaTCTCAATACCTCGATCTAGTGCTCTTAATCAAAACATTGTGTCGTAAAAGAAAATTATGTGATGTtctgaaacaaatttaaagttgATTTTAATACAACTaaagtgttttatttgaaaGCCTCCCAACTCCGACCGACCACCATGAAGCTCCTCATTCTGTGCCTGTTTTTGGCCGTAGCTTACGGCGGACTAGCCCCACTCCATCTCGCCAAGACGCGGGGCGTTCCCAATAGATATATCGTAAAGATAAAGGTAAACCCATTATTTGAGAATattcttataaaatgcatattacatgtattatgacATAGAGGCTTGAGCAtcggctctgaaaagagcaagTTTGGTATCGACTCGAATAGTATATTCACTGCTCGTATTCTTAATATGGAAGCTAGCTAGCTTTGGCCAATGTGGCTTGGACAACATTGAATGCGtgtcaattaaattaaatgaatgtttgctgaaattggccgggaaaacctacaATATGCATCCAGTGTATAGTTTCAATTCAGAGAAGCTTTTAAAACTTTCAGTTTGTTTTCAGGATGCATCGTTGCTGGATCAAGTAGAGAGTGAAATATTGAGCAAATTCAATACAATGCGAACGCCGGCTCCGAAAATGACGAAGATTCGAGAATTGCTACCTCTTCTTACATTGCGTATTCCTCCACACCTTGTGAATTATGTAAGTTTAAGAGTAAACCTTTTATGTCTTGCTTTAATGACGATTATTATTAAAACCCTTCAAAATCTATGCATATATACGCTTACACAATCGTTCTGTTTCGAACAGCACGTCTTAGATCATGTACTtcgggagaggggggggggtgagggtgAACAGAGTCCTTTTCAAAATGGTCTGAACCATCCGCTACCCGAAACCGTAGGAGTGGCCAATAGTTTCTGCGACTTTCGTCGATTTGTGTAGTCAAAGAATCAACCCAGGACAGTTTGAAGGTTTCCATGCTACTTTGACGACATGTCTCCATAATAATATGGAACATGGAATAATTGTCGAGCTGTATAAAATGAACTGTGTTTTACATGTGACATATTTGGTATAGGTACGTTCCATTGATGGTGTGGAGTACATTGAGCAAGACGGCGTCGGTGAACTCCTGACGAAATATTGGGCCCCATCTTGGGGGATCGACCGGATTGATCAACGCTCCGGAACAGACGGAACCTTCACGATCAATATAAATAGTAAGTCAGGACATTGCCGCTAACACTGGAGGTGTTCAAATCTAAATTGGAAACCAGTCACCTCGCCCCCGCAAGGTCACCCACTGCAAAGTCGCCCCAGCAAAGCCGCCCACTACAAAGTCGCGCCCTCACTTACAAAGTTGCCCCTGTTTCAAAGTCGCCcctcacaaagtcgcccccttaCAGAGTCGCCCACAACTAAgtcccctcccccctcccctcgacagttgcccccccccccctataacAAAGTCATCCATTATTATGGATAGCCAAGAAGAGGGAATCAAAGTAAACATCATGGTGGTAAAATAGCAACAGTGTAAACGCGTTGGCATAAAAGCAagtgttgttttaaaaacttaatataAATGTTATTGTTGGTATCTATATGAGATGTGAGTCTTGACAGCATGTCTATCAAGTAGGTTAGCAGTTTTTTGCAGTGCATATTTTAGGCcctcttgtgtttgttttgtttatctaaACAAAGCctgaagaaacaaaacaaacacccttgagtttctagaaagaagttacccaacattatttatttttgaataaaatacttcaagtTGCATTTACAGTTTTTGGtcgatgttgttgttgttgtttatgttgttgtaacgttgttgttgttgttgtcacaCTCCAGATCCAGGCAAGGGGGTGAAAATCTATGCAGTTGGCACCGGTCTCCAGATAACCCACTCCGTATTCACTCATCGGGCCAGGCTACTGTACGGAAAGAGCGATGCCTCCGGTCACGGAACCCACTGTGCAGGCATTGCTGGTGGGGCGACTTACGGCGTAGCTCGAGACGCTCTGCTGAGAAGTGTACGGATTTGCGACTCGGTTGGACAATGTTACATTTCAAGACTCTTTGAAGGTATTATCTTAACGGGGTTGAATACTTTTTTTCAGCACAGAAAAAACACTATCCCAAaaatttacgttaaacttacacggtttgaagataataatagtagagaGCTTTCCCAAGATATGGCCGAGGTGTTTTCCTTTACTTGAAAATGTCAAGTGGTTACTACTTTCCCGTATAAATGAAAGGAAGTTAAGCTTTTACTGGAAAGTTTTTACTAATACTAAATGTATCTACTTTTAGATGCTAGCACGTTCTTTAACTTCCATATGAATAAAACGAAGAAAGTACCACCAAATGCAAGTAAGTAATACTGGTTATATTGCAAAGTAACCCCAGACATGTGTTGACATTCTTAAACACTGTTTTTTACACACTGTTCCTTTCTTCACTTAATTGCTGTCTGTCAGGTTTGGACGCTGTGAGCAAAGACGGTTCGCTGGTAACCAACAAGGGAGTTGTAATGATACCACTAGCCTTCGGCTCGTCATCGTCCATCAACACCATTGTACAAAAGTTATGGGATGAAGGTTTCGTAGTTACCACCGCAGCTGGTAATGCATTCTCAAGTGCTTGTGATACATCACCACAATCTCTTTCAGATGTAAGTATTattatagactggtcccctgttcTTACTTGGTACACCACACGGTATTCAGCACTCCATTGCCTTCCGCGTTATTATGTGTCCCTGGTTCCCCTCTACGCTTTACTCAGTGactatatagggtgcgttcgtttagcttccctgggtcgaccccggtctgtcccgcggtgcgttcgaatagctttgacgtcattccatgggctcaccccggtctgcccctatagtgccctgcttgtggagtgggtcacttgggggctgcccccaggtaaacgacgtcactacgagagcggtgagtggtcgttcgttaagctcttgtcaggggctcacccgagtgagcaccgcggggtcgacccagggaagctaaacgaacacacccagtATGCGTccctggttcccctctgcgctttcagtgacattataggtgcgttcgattagcttccacGGGTGagtccctgacaagagctaaacgaacgatcactctcgtccaccgctctcgtagtgacgtcatgcacctcaggcCAGCCCCCCTTGTGatccactccacaagcaggacacagggggctgacccgggttgagcccctggaattacgtcaaagctattcgaacgtaccgggggcagatcggggtcgacccggggaagctaatcgaacgcaccaatAGGTAGTTAACCATTGCgcacactcaaacttgctccttgagGTGCAAACAAACTGCAAGAACTTATGTATTGAAATTGACGATATTGGTGTTGACACAATGAGAgacaaatcaaaattaatatcattactaaaattcatatttttgttcaagATAATTACAGTTGCCGGGACGGATAAAGACGACAGACGTTTAAGTTATTCAAGCTACGGTTCGTGTGTTGACATCTTTGCTCCTTGCAAGGATATTCTAAGTGCTACATTTAGTTCTTCAAGCAACAGTGCTACAGCGACTGCGTCTGGGACGTCTTTTGCGTGCGCACACATGGCAGGTAGGTTTAAAAGCACTGGCCactaaaaaaacaactcaaaataattattagcatacgaactttggtaacgagcaatggataactgttgatagtataaaaaacattatgagaaacagttccctctaaAATAGTGTACTGATGAGACCAACGTTTTGATTGTATCCATATTATTTGTATCCCTTTTTTGCAGGAGCTGCTGCTATGTATTTGGGTGAAAATACAGGATCTTCGCCTTCTGATGTGAAGAATGCCTTTTTAGATAATGCCACTAAAGACGTTGTCTTAGACCCGCACGGTAGCCCCAACAAACTTCTTTATGTCAACGTAAGTTTTGTGAAAAATCAACAACTTTGTAAGCATTTTCTTAAGTTTGTTCCTATGTTAAGatttataaacacaaaaatgctAAATTATTTTCCATtattgtgtaaacaaaataatcaacacACTTTTACTTGATttattgatgtttgtttgtattacaGTTTATTAATTAATGCGTCATAGTGGAGTACAAGTCAACCTTAAGCACCCCTCGTCAGAAGTGGAATAATCTGAAATCAACCCCGGATAATGACGTCATTGGATACGCTCATAAGAAAATCACTGACATATAAAAGTTACCTTTTTCTCTATGAGACTAGAATGACTTAAACTGAGAAAATACAAAATGGTGAAAAATTACTGCAAAAGCAATTGATAAAACGGACGAGGGGAGAGATGAAGGGGGGAGGGCTGGTAGGGGGAGGGTGAGGGGACTGGGTCAAACTATGAACAAACGTAATCTACATGAATCAAATACAAGTTCTGTGTTCAGCACTATAGTTGAACATTATATTGCAGTATTACAACACTATTGAAGTATTAATAAAGAAAAGAGAGAAACTGTGGTGTTGCTTTTCGGAGGCGTCACTCATTGAGTGTAGAGTACGATAGTGTAACAACTCATATAGTTGGATGATTGTTGTATTCCGCCCTTCGCGGATATTAATGGTGTGGGTTACAAGACTGGAAGATATACCACGCggcaaaaaaaatgaatgtccacacagtgacaGGTTGACACAGTTTCATCAACTGAAAAGACTCATGTCTTCGGTCATATTTGTGCTGGATTCTGCAGTGATTACGGACCGGGGGAAATACCTGAATTCGTCAACGATGCCGAAGCCGTAGCAAACGCTTCTAGATTCGGACATCTTCAGTTAGTGTTCATTAGTGATAGCTCCCTCATCGGACGGAGTGGTTCAATCAGCAAGTAACGTCTTGTATCAAGTCTGGATATTATTATTACGTCTACTGCTCGGTAACTTACGGGTcactatttcatttgaaaacaaTCGTAAAGGTATAGAAACTAGGTGAATAATTTAGTTCCgatgtagcctgaacatctgacgtcacacttcgaagcTCGTGAGTTGCGCCCGAGTGGCATCAAGCCTAGGTCAACCAtcgtccatcttcacctttcacctacatgtatatgcagaCGACCcgcaagtgcagctgccaaacgtcgcctcggaccaatcaaaacacaggtatagaaagcttacgtcactgcgcgtttatccaatgaaataataAGTATCCAATGAAGtcgctggttctgaaaagcaagtaggGCCTACCTGTCTTTTTCCTTGATAATAAAGACAGGGTATACCAGTCTAGTTCCGATTATACTTCTAGGTAGGTTATAGCTCACACACTACGGTGTCATATTGCACTTGGTTGGTTGTAACTTGAATGTTTGAGTGTCTTTCTTGTCGACGTTTCGTGAGTGCTATCACAAAGGTCAGCAGGAACGCAACGAGGAACATAGCACCCCCTGCCAGGAATGGCACCACATAGTTTCCCGTAGCATCGTAAATTCTCCCTGTGAAatattgaaaatgaaaatggttttGTTAGCGTTGATGTGATGATGCTCAAAATCCACGGTTTGGCACTAGCTTTGGGTTTGGCACTTGCTTTGGGTTTGGCACTAGCTTTGGGTTTGGCACTAGCTTTGGGTTTGGGTTagcaaaggcagtggacactattggtaattgtcaaagactagccttcacagttggtgtatctcaacatatgcataaaataacaaacctgtgaaaatttgagcttactcggtcatcgaacttgcgatataacaatgaaagaaaaaaacacccttgtcacacgaagttgtgtgtgtttacatggttgatttcgagacctcaagttctaaatctgaggtctcgaaatcaaattcgtggaaaattacgtctttctctaaaactatggcacttcagagggagctgtttctcacaatgttttataccatcaacctcttccccattactcgccaccaagtaaggttttatgccaataattattttgagtaattaccaatagtgtccactgcctttaaaatgtttcacGAGATTTTGCCTAACATTCAGTGCCAAGGACAGCCATTATGGTGAGGGGTATTGGGGCCTACACTTTGGGATCATGAGACAATGTTCGATGTGGTGTCAAAAGTGTATATTGCCTGAAGTTGGCTGCCTCCTGCTCcacctgggcacaatttcatagcgctgttaAGTataaaagtttgcttagcatgaaatttcttccttgataaaaacaggattaccaaccaaattttcatttgttgcatattgcttgttgctggtatttagctgttttttgtttatcctgaaaatcacgtggaaattttgatggtaatcttgtttttatcaaggaagaaatgtcatgctaagcaaatttttgtgcttagcagctctataattGGGCCCTTGGATTCAGAGAGCTAGTTGACCACACATGGTGGGGCAGCTATAGTTGCCTCCAAATTGCCAGTACAAGTTGCCTCGAGTGACAAGGCCTTTTAAACTTACTGGATTCAGTGAACCATAAAGACGCTTAGATAAACGATCAAAATCATCtcctaaagccattggaccctttcggtaaacagtattgtccaaggcccacactttgtgtaccacaacctctatatcaaataacaaaccctgtgaaaattttgtctcaatcggtcatcggagtcgggagaaaataacgggaaaatccactcttgtttccgcgcgttccgcacttatcttatgtcacaggttttctgactaattttgttgtgtctgattttctttgtgttgtgttttgttttgtttttgttttgtttttggttttactgcgccttgaacacccagcagggtggatatgtgcgcattacaaggtttgttattattatttattattattatgtcatgacgtgtgtttagaataaatccgtaattctcgctatcgagaattgatattgttttaatgttttctcaataagtaaagaatttcatggaacaatatttcaagagaagtctttcaccattaccttctgtaaaccctgtaaattatttgtaactctgtgaacttttttctttctttctgtaccgaaagtgtataatggctttaagaataatatttcaagagaagtctttcaccagtgccttctgtaaaccctgtaagttatttgtaaatctgtgattattttttttctgaaccgaaagggtccaatggctttaaaaagattGAGAGAACATTATATTTACCTGCAACTACTGATCCGATCCCGTTGAATATAAACGCCGTCGCCCAGATCAGACTCAGTGCAACCGGCACATGTGAAGGATCCACCAATTTCCTCATATTAGTAACAAAGAGAGGACTAGCAACCCCAGTAAACGCTCCGTACACCACCACGTATCCGACCAAGAATACATAACTATCAGAGACCGGGTTCAATGCAGTTGTAACTGCACTCCCGAGTAGAGTAACGAGATGAAGTTTGTAGCAACTTATGTAGTCCCTGTCGACGAACCAACCGTGTCCTAGCCTAGTCACCATGGAAACGATAGCATAAACAAAGAGGAGCATGCTGCTATGGTAGTCAGACCATCCCGCATCCTTGGCGCGTGCTGGTAGATGAGAGAGGTTGATAAATAAACCAATTGAATATGCGCAGCATGCTAGTAATAACAATACAGCATGGATGTTTGTGAAGACGCATAAGAATCTCAGTGATGGTGGTAGGATGCTGTCTTCTCCACCAGACGTCTTAACATCACTGTTTGCTTTGTTGGTTTTCATCTTCATCGCCCTAGTCTTGAGAGGACGAAAGAGGGCGCAAGCAGCGACGCCATTTAACTGCAGTGCCCCTGTGACGAACATAGCACTCCTCCAACCGTAGTTGTCAATCAGGATGCGAAACAGGGGTGGAAAGACCATCTGTCCATTACTAATTCCCAAGAAAGCTATGCCATTTGCGAGTGCATATCTTTTGTTGAAGTACTGAGCAAGTATAACAGATCCAGGAGTCAACATCATAACGACACCAAAACCTAGAAACCGGGAAGAATATTATTCAAACAATTAGCtgttaggtgaggtttgcggtacgaccatgtgttaaagccatttgaccctttcggtaaacagtattgtccaaggcccacacttcgtgtattacaacttatatataaaataacaaacctgtgaaaatttgggcttaatcggtcatcggagtcgggagaaaataacaggaaaacccacccttgtatccgcacgtttcgccgtttcatgacatgtgtttaaaacaaatccgtaattctcgttaacgagaattgatattgttttactgttttctcaaaaagtaaaacatttcatggaataatatttcaagagaagtatttcaccagtaccttctgtaaaccctgtaagttatgtgtaaattaaagggtccaatggctttaacctaaTTTTTGTGGGTAGTGTCGGCTctaaaagaaccggtggttaactcTTTCTTGATTGGGTAATAGTATAATAGTGATTTGGTTCGCTTCTCTAAAAGGTgtcattggcttcacaaccaaatGATATGAAATGAAACCCTTTGAAAAGAGGGACCATTTAATACGACTTACTAGTCTTGATTTTATGTTAAATCTACCCTGGCCCTAATAGAGCATTTATCATGAATCAACTTACCAGACAAGGCGTTACACATGTACAACTGCCACATGTCTTTAGTAAGCGAGCCGAGTATAGTTGCGGACCCGTTGATTAAAGCTCCAGTCACGGCGACTCGTCTGATGCCAATACGAGACGCAATAACACCAATGAAAACACCTGCCAAAAATGttgaacaaaaatgaatttCGAAACAGAAACTGGTCCGTCCTTTATAAATTTTACTTGGGAAAGATGAGGCCACCCATACTTCggctaaacaaaaaaacaatccgACAGAATTTCATCCCAATGAACTACAAGCAGCTAACACAAGGAAGGAATTGATGTATCACTTCAAAATCTAACTGATTGTTGTGTTTCTTAAAAACCATCCGATCGCAAACTTTGCAGCCAGCAGACCGAAAACAAAACTTGGTACTCGTTCATTTTCCGCAAAAGCAGGTGAAACCCTTTAAATTCGATTAATTGAAATGACCTATGACCCTTAATAGGCAGTTTGACTCATGGACTCTGAATCTCCACTTTAGAAAACACTTCAGCCCCCAAAAATACTGCAGCCGTTTACAGTGTAAtgcaattaaattaaaatagaataaaatacacacataatagtatttatttatttattttattttatttttttatattttttgttggggggggggtcaaactGTCTCTTTAACATCTGAAAAAGTTATTAGCTTTGCAACAAAACATGAAATCAACATTACACACGTTTCCCGACGGTCTCTACTGGCTGCAGTAACCAAGGTATTCGTGTAAATCTGACAGGG
Above is a window of Asterias rubens chromosome 11, eAstRub1.3, whole genome shotgun sequence DNA encoding:
- the LOC117296300 gene encoding proteinase R-like, whose translation is MKLLILCLFLAVAYGGLAPLHLAKTRGVPNRYIVKIKVRSIDGVEYIEQDGVGELLTKYWAPSWGIDRIDQRSGTDGTFTININNPGKGVKIYAVGTGLQITHSVFTHRARLLYGKSDASGHGTHCAGIAGGATYGVARDALLRSVRICDSVGQCYISRLFEGLDAVSKDGSLVTNKGVVMIPLAFGSSSSINTIVQKLWDEGFVVTTAAGNAFSSACDTSPQSLSDIITVAGTDKDDRRLSYSSYGSCVDIFAPCKDILSATFSSSSNSATATASGTSFACAHMAGRFKSTGH
- the LOC117296606 gene encoding monocarboxylate transporter 13-like, producing the protein MGVRAPDHGWAWMVLIGTHFGNMLGYGYLTTLGIFYIEWKEYYDSTATATSWMLSMPWMVASPFCVFIGVIASRIGIRRVAVTGALINGSATILGSLTKDMWQLYMCNALSGFGVVMMLTPGSVILAQYFNKRYALANGIAFLGISNGQMVFPPLFRILIDNYGWRSAMFVTGALQLNGVAACALFRPLKTRAMKMKTNKANSDVKTSGGEDSILPPSLRFLCVFTNIHAVLLLLACCAYSIGLFINLSHLPARAKDAGWSDYHSSMLLFVYAIVSMVTRLGHGWFVDRDYISCYKLHLVTLLGSAVTTALNPVSDSYVFLVGYVVVYGAFTGVASPLFVTNMRKLVDPSHVPVALSLIWATAFIFNGIGSVVAGRIYDATGNYVVPFLAGGAMFLVAFLLTFVIALTKRRQERHSNIQVTTNQVQYDTVVCEL